The proteins below come from a single Tachysurus fulvidraco isolate hzauxx_2018 chromosome 26, HZAU_PFXX_2.0, whole genome shotgun sequence genomic window:
- the smarca1 gene encoding probable global transcription activator SNF2L1 yields MSDEELPSTSGEREGEKEQDRPFELAPPPKAKMKETTEDPEYEEKRKADRANRFEFLLKQTELFAHFIQPASAKSPTSPLKVRLGRPRVKPDEKQSLLSVGDNRHRRTEQEEDEELLSESRKATNILVRFEESPSYVKNGALRDYQIRGLNWMISLYENGINGILADEMGLGKTLQTIALLGYLKHYRNIPGPHMVLVPKSTLHNWMSEFKRWVPSLRAVCLIGDKDVRAAFIRDVMMPGEWDVCVTSYEMVIREKSVFKKFNWRYLVIDEAHRIKNEKSKLSEIVREFKTTNRLLLTGTPLQNNLHELWSLLNFLLPDVFNSASDFDSWFDTNNCLGDQKLVERLHAVLRPFLLRRIKREVEKSLPPKKEVKIYLGLSKMQREWYTRILMKDIDILNSAGKMDKMRLLNILMQLRKCCNHPYLFDGAEPGPPYTTDTHLVTNSGKMLMLDKLLPKLNEQGVCLCVCVSASVCVSVCFCVSVCVYVSESICVSLCVCLCVCLYV; encoded by the exons ATGTCTGATGAAGAGCTACCGTCCACTTCCGGGGAGCGCGAGGGCGAAAAGGAGcag gatcgTCCGTTCGAGTTGGCTCCGCCTCCAAAAgctaaaatgaaagaaacaacAGAGGATCCTGAATATGAAGAAAAGAGA aaAGCAGATCGGGCAAACAGGTTtgagtttttattaaaacagactGAACTCTTCGCTCACTTCATTCAGCCGGCGAGTGCAAAATCTCCCACGTCTCCTCTGAAAGTGCGCCTCGGACGGCCTCGAGTTAAACCGGATGAAAAACAGAGCCTGCTGTCAGTGGGAGA taATCGTCATCGACGTACAGAgcaggaggaagatgaggagcTGCTGTCAGAGAGCAGAAAGGCCACCAACATCCTCGTCCGCTTCGAGGAGTCACCATCAT ATGTGAAGAACGGAGCACTGAGAGATTACCAGATCAGAGGGCTGAACTGGATGATTTCTCTCTATGAGAACGGCATCAACGGCATCCTGGCTGACGAaatg ggtttgGGGAAGACCCTGCAGACGATAGCATTACTCGGGTATCTGAAGCACTACAGGAACATTCCTGGCCCACACATGGTCCTAGTGCCCAAGTCCACGCTGCACAACTGGATGAGCGAGTTTAAACGCTGGGTTCCGTCACTGAgagctgtctgtctgattggGGACAAAGACGTTCGA gcAGCATTTATCCGTGACGTGATGATGCCAGGTGAGTGGGACGTGTGTGTCACGTCGTATGAGATGGTGATCAGAGAGAAATCAGTCTTTAAGAAGTTTAACTGGAGATACCTGGTGATCGACGAGGCTCATCGCATCAAAAACGAAAAGTctaag ttATCTGAAATCGTCCGTGAGTTTAAGACGACAAATCGTCTTTTACTGACTGGAACTCCGTTACAGAACAACCTGCATGAGCTCTGGTCTCTACTTAACTTCCTGCTTCCAGATGTGTTTAACTCTGCCTCT gactTTGATTCGTGGTTTGACACTAACAACTGTCTGGGAGATCAGAAGCTGGTTGAGAGACTGCATgca GTGCTCCGTCCCTTCCTGCTTCGTCGGATCAAACGGGAAGTGGAGAAGAGTCTTCCTCCCAAGAAGGAAGTGAAGATCTACCTGGGTCTGAGTAAAATGCAGAGAGAATG GTACACACGCATCCTGATGAAGGACATTGACATCCTGAACTCGGCGggtaaaatggataaaatgcgTCTGTTGAACATCCTGATGCAGCTGCGGAAGTGCTGTAATCACCCGTATCTGTTCGACGGAGCTGAGCCCGGACCACCGTATACCACCGACACACACCTCGTCACCAACAGCGGCAAGATGCTCATGCTCGATAAACTGCTACCCAAACTCAACGAGcaaggtgtgtgtctgtgtgtttgtgtctctgcgtctgtctgtgtgtctgtgtgtttctgtgtctctgtgtgtgtttatgtctctgaatctatctgtgtgtctctgtgtgtgtgtctgtgtgta TGCCTCtatgtctga